A part of Larkinella insperata genomic DNA contains:
- a CDS encoding aminotransferase class IV — protein MYGYFNGSILPVEQIAFGITDLGLLRGFGLFDYFRTYNGRPFQWDWYWERFANSAAKMHLPVPINKEEAHRVVLELIDKCNLPDIAVRFVMTGGYSPDSISVVRPNLLMMAEEIHPTPPNQYEEGIKVILDEYVREMAEVKSTDYKRVILLAQAIRSARASDVLYHKNGEISELSRSNFFLFKGDRLITPNRHILHGITRRTVMHLAQNDFQVEEGPVTLSDLYDADEAFTTSSTKKVLPIVQISDLTIGDGKPGQRTRFLLDEFNELIKNW, from the coding sequence ATGTACGGTTATTTCAACGGCTCCATTCTTCCCGTCGAGCAAATTGCCTTTGGCATTACGGATCTTGGCTTGCTGCGCGGCTTCGGATTATTCGATTATTTCCGCACCTACAACGGTCGGCCCTTTCAGTGGGACTGGTACTGGGAACGGTTTGCCAATTCGGCGGCCAAAATGCACTTGCCCGTACCGATCAACAAAGAAGAAGCTCACCGGGTGGTTCTGGAGCTGATTGATAAATGCAACCTGCCGGACATCGCCGTACGGTTTGTCATGACGGGCGGTTACAGTCCCGACAGCATCAGCGTCGTCAGGCCCAACCTCCTGATGATGGCGGAAGAAATTCACCCCACCCCGCCGAACCAGTACGAAGAAGGCATCAAGGTGATTCTGGACGAATACGTCCGCGAAATGGCCGAAGTAAAAAGTACGGACTACAAACGGGTGATTCTGCTTGCTCAGGCCATCCGGTCGGCGCGGGCGTCGGACGTGTTGTACCACAAAAACGGCGAAATCAGCGAATTGAGCCGGAGTAACTTCTTTCTCTTTAAAGGGGATCGACTGATTACCCCCAACCGCCACATTCTGCACGGCATTACGCGCCGAACTGTCATGCACCTGGCCCAGAACGACTTTCAGGTTGAAGAAGGCCCCGTCACGCTTTCCGACCTCTACGATGCCGACGAAGCGTTTACAACCAGTTCGACGAAGAAAGTCCTTCCGATTGTTCAGATCAGCGACCTCACCATTGGCGACGGAAAACCCGGCCAACGCACGCGGTTTTTGCTCGATGAGTTCAACGAACTGATCAAAAACTGGTAA
- a CDS encoding outer membrane beta-barrel protein, translated as MKKLLLLLLLLAGYCTAFAQSPRFTIRGAITDTNKAVLPGATVMLLTPKDSALVNFGRTNDKGAFEFRNVKRAPYILKVSYVGFLPLQKEVSPGSGDLTDLGALEIRPIQKELLEVVVKTARAPLSIRGDTIEYNASSFKVPAGSTVEELLKRLPGVQVDQDGNIKAQGEDVKKVTVDGKTFFGTDPKLATKNLPAEAIDKIQIFNDKTEAAKTTGIDDGKREKAVNLALKESHKRGGFGKVTAGAGTKDRFQLRGNYNRFNTKEQMSVLGFGNNINQTGLSWDDYQDFRGSQSFNWEDQGDFGFYSGGMYFFGGDDGMGVPVTGGYSSNRGFSRNYAGGANYNYDTKKTKLSSNYFYNQTGQTLNSTFDKQTFLPEGTFVTTGGNSQGSFSRNHRGSARYEQQLDSLNTLVLIGNLRANSGNNAQFSNQNFYRATDTSQTNLDNRNNFNGVQLATTAIFRHKFLKKGRNFAASVAFNLNDSDGLATQRSTNTFFTDSTGAGPTIVRINQDVTNSSLRTELKSSLHYIEPLTKTMFWETFYNFSLRNDKVDRDVFDEGSRRNNALSRYYTNDYTYNRAGTVIRYSDKGFNISGGLAGVWYKLAGRFAPDQTATSFTNVNRQYFTIAPNFSGNYRLKNKSMGLYYNVNIQQPQTSQLQPGVVDNSNPRFIQEGNPGLLPSLTHNFNGSFSSFNPGNFINYYVNLNYGYNINQIVYNQTIDENLITTSRPENISGGTRVGSYLNFGFPLKKTKATLNLSSSLNFNKNPIYINTVLNDTRSDNYNFRANLDLTLFDKFTLYPYFNWGFTDTRYSINSSQNQKIYNHNYGGSMNIQFPGGIFFNGQMNYQVYKLKNERFPFTQKLPILNLAVYKQFLKDNKAEVRLTAYDVFNKNRGITQQAYQNFVQREVVQTLAQYFMLSVSYNVRGLKSQMRQNNGW; from the coding sequence ATGAAAAAACTTCTCTTGCTGCTTCTGTTGCTGGCTGGCTATTGTACGGCTTTTGCCCAGTCACCCCGCTTTACCATTCGGGGGGCCATTACAGATACCAATAAAGCTGTTCTTCCCGGTGCCACGGTCATGCTGCTGACTCCAAAAGACTCGGCACTGGTCAATTTTGGACGAACGAACGACAAAGGAGCCTTTGAGTTCCGGAACGTAAAACGGGCTCCGTATATCCTGAAGGTATCGTACGTCGGCTTTCTGCCCCTCCAGAAAGAAGTCAGTCCGGGCAGCGGGGACCTAACTGATCTGGGCGCACTGGAAATCCGCCCTATTCAAAAAGAACTGCTGGAGGTGGTGGTGAAAACCGCCCGGGCTCCGCTCTCCATTCGGGGGGATACGATTGAGTACAACGCCAGTTCATTTAAAGTACCGGCCGGATCAACGGTGGAGGAGCTGCTGAAACGCCTGCCGGGTGTACAGGTGGATCAGGACGGTAATATTAAGGCCCAGGGTGAGGACGTTAAAAAAGTGACGGTGGACGGCAAGACTTTTTTCGGTACCGATCCAAAACTGGCGACCAAAAACCTGCCGGCCGAAGCTATTGACAAAATTCAGATTTTCAACGATAAAACGGAGGCCGCCAAAACCACTGGCATCGATGATGGAAAACGGGAAAAAGCCGTTAACCTGGCCTTAAAGGAAAGCCACAAAAGGGGCGGTTTTGGAAAAGTAACGGCCGGAGCAGGCACCAAAGATCGTTTTCAATTACGGGGAAATTACAACCGATTCAATACCAAGGAGCAGATGTCGGTGCTGGGTTTTGGTAACAACATTAACCAGACGGGCTTATCCTGGGACGATTATCAGGATTTTCGCGGCAGTCAGTCGTTTAACTGGGAGGACCAGGGTGATTTTGGATTCTACAGCGGAGGGATGTACTTTTTTGGCGGAGACGATGGCATGGGCGTTCCAGTGACGGGGGGCTACAGCAGCAACCGGGGATTCTCCCGTAATTATGCCGGTGGGGCCAATTACAATTACGACACGAAGAAGACCAAGCTCAGTTCCAATTACTTCTACAACCAGACCGGCCAAACCCTTAACTCGACGTTTGATAAACAAACCTTTTTACCCGAAGGCACTTTTGTGACCACTGGCGGCAATAGCCAGGGGAGCTTCAGCCGTAATCACCGGGGCAGTGCACGGTATGAACAGCAACTTGATTCGCTCAATACCTTGGTTCTGATTGGCAACCTGCGCGCGAACAGCGGCAATAACGCCCAATTCAGTAACCAGAACTTTTACCGGGCAACGGATACAAGCCAAACCAATTTAGATAACCGTAATAATTTTAATGGTGTTCAATTGGCCACAACGGCTATTTTTCGGCACAAGTTTTTGAAGAAAGGGCGCAACTTCGCGGCTAGTGTGGCCTTTAACCTGAATGATAGCGATGGTTTGGCCACACAACGCTCAACAAACACCTTCTTTACGGATAGCACCGGCGCCGGCCCGACCATTGTACGGATTAATCAGGATGTTACTAATTCGAGCCTGAGAACCGAACTCAAATCCAGCCTGCACTACATTGAGCCGTTAACGAAAACCATGTTCTGGGAAACGTTTTACAATTTTAGCCTGCGCAATGACAAGGTGGATCGGGATGTGTTCGATGAAGGCTCCAGACGAAATAATGCCCTGAGCCGGTATTACACCAATGATTATACGTATAACCGGGCGGGAACGGTGATTCGCTATTCGGATAAGGGGTTTAATATATCAGGTGGTCTGGCCGGTGTATGGTACAAGCTGGCGGGCCGGTTTGCCCCGGACCAGACTGCAACGTCTTTCACGAATGTGAACCGCCAGTATTTTACCATAGCGCCCAATTTCTCGGGCAATTACCGGCTCAAAAACAAGAGCATGGGGTTGTATTACAATGTAAACATTCAGCAGCCCCAAACCAGCCAGTTACAGCCCGGCGTGGTTGACAACAGTAACCCCCGGTTCATTCAGGAAGGAAATCCGGGTTTATTGCCTTCGCTGACTCACAATTTTAACGGCTCCTTCAGTAGCTTCAATCCCGGCAATTTTATCAACTACTATGTGAATCTTAACTACGGGTACAATATCAACCAGATCGTTTACAACCAAACTATAGATGAAAATCTGATAACAACCAGTCGGCCTGAGAATATTAGTGGTGGTACCCGTGTAGGATCTTATCTTAATTTTGGCTTTCCGCTGAAAAAAACTAAGGCAACTTTAAACCTGAGCAGTAGCTTGAACTTTAACAAGAACCCCATTTATATCAATACCGTCTTGAACGATACCCGAAGTGATAATTATAACTTCCGGGCCAATCTTGACTTGACACTTTTTGATAAGTTTACGCTCTATCCGTATTTCAACTGGGGCTTTACGGATACACGCTACTCAATCAATTCAAGCCAGAACCAGAAGATTTATAATCACAATTATGGTGGTTCGATGAATATTCAGTTCCCCGGCGGTATTTTCTTCAATGGACAAATGAATTACCAGGTTTATAAGCTGAAAAATGAACGGTTTCCCTTTACACAGAAGCTACCCATCCTGAATCTGGCGGTATATAAGCAGTTCCTGAAGGATAATAAGGCGGAGGTACGACTGACGGCGTATGATGTTTTCAACAAAAACCGGGGCATTACGCAGCAGGCCTATCAGAATTTCGTCCAACGGGAAGTGGTTCAGACACTGGCTCAATATTTTATGCTCTCCGTTTCCTATAACGTTCGGGGCTTAAAATCGCAGATGCGTCAGAATAATGGCTGGTAA
- a CDS encoding GLPGLI family protein, which produces MKRILLLIFLLSAFPTIAQKLEGVVTYERTQDFAKILARLPFLSLDQKERMKASYKNFSESKHKLVLYFNEDQSLYTNEDEYWRSEDGRYSSRNSDYIIRRDFKQETKSDVIEMLGKTYLVEDSLKTPQWKILNQLKDIAGHICMKAETEDPIRGQKIVAWFAQDIPVSAGPEQYSGLPGLILELDINDGDAVVTATKIDLRDVSKELTASKKIKGKKIKTADYDKIIKDHIQSSIKAQENPYWGIRY; this is translated from the coding sequence ATGAAGAGGATTTTGTTGCTGATTTTTCTCCTGTCGGCGTTCCCGACGATAGCCCAGAAGCTGGAAGGCGTGGTTACCTATGAACGAACGCAGGATTTTGCTAAAATCCTGGCCCGACTGCCGTTTCTAAGTCTGGACCAGAAAGAACGAATGAAGGCGTCTTACAAAAATTTTAGTGAGAGCAAGCATAAGCTGGTTCTCTATTTTAACGAAGATCAGAGCCTTTATACGAACGAAGACGAATACTGGCGAAGCGAAGACGGCCGGTATTCCTCCCGGAACAGCGATTATATTATCCGGCGGGATTTCAAACAGGAAACCAAATCGGATGTGATCGAAATGTTGGGAAAAACCTACCTCGTTGAAGATTCGCTGAAAACGCCCCAATGGAAAATTCTGAACCAGTTGAAGGATATTGCCGGACACATTTGCATGAAGGCCGAAACTGAAGATCCCATCAGAGGACAAAAAATTGTCGCCTGGTTTGCTCAGGACATTCCGGTTTCGGCAGGGCCGGAACAATATTCTGGCTTACCGGGCTTAATTCTGGAGTTGGATATAAATGATGGGGATGCCGTGGTGACGGCTACTAAGATCGACCTTCGGGATGTGTCGAAAGAGCTTACCGCCAGTAAGAAAATAAAAGGAAAGAAAATTAAAACGGCCGATTACGACAAGATCATCAAAGACCATATCCAGTCCAGCATCAAAGCGCAGGAAAACCCGTATTGGGGGATACGGTATTAA
- a CDS encoding GMC oxidoreductase yields the protein MHLNGKAREQMSYDAIVIGSGISGGWAAKELCEKGLKTLVLERGRPVKHVTDYPTAMANPWDLPHRNRMPDAFETANPVATKCYALDEATQQFFVKDADHPYIQEKPFDWIRGYQVGGKSLIWARQTQRWSDYEFQAPARDGFAVDWPIRYADLAPWYSHVERFVGISGNKDGIDSLPDGEFLPPFELNCVEKHIQKAVRDNYADRHVIIGRCAHLTKPQAVHLQQGRGQCQSRSLCYRGCPFGGYFSSNSATLPWAAKTGNLTLRPDSVVHSIMYDDKKGSGRATGVRVIDANTKQMTEYFAKIIFVNAAALNSNLILLNSTSSRFPNGLGNDNGLLGRYVAFHNYRGSLTAAFDGYENQYFYGRRPTTAFMPSFRNVKKQETDFQRGYMVAFSAGRAGWGRGMGQEGFGAEFKESLLTPGNWSVYMMMQGETVPKYENHVRLSPDQKDPFGIPQLITSIGYDANDEKVIKDFLVQGAEMLEKAGCKKIASYDDNRNPGLDIHEMGGVRMGHDPKTSLLNQWNQLHTCKNVFVTDGACMTSVGNQNPSITFMALTARAANYAAAELKKGNL from the coding sequence ATGCATTTGAACGGAAAAGCCCGGGAACAGATGAGCTACGATGCCATTGTGATCGGTTCGGGAATCAGCGGAGGCTGGGCGGCCAAGGAACTGTGCGAAAAAGGCCTGAAAACGCTGGTATTGGAACGGGGCCGCCCGGTGAAACACGTGACGGACTACCCCACCGCCATGGCCAATCCGTGGGACCTGCCCCACCGCAACCGAATGCCCGATGCTTTCGAAACCGCCAACCCCGTTGCGACCAAGTGTTATGCCCTGGACGAAGCGACGCAGCAATTTTTCGTCAAAGATGCCGACCACCCTTATATTCAGGAGAAACCGTTCGACTGGATTCGGGGCTATCAGGTGGGCGGCAAATCGCTGATCTGGGCGCGGCAAACCCAGCGGTGGAGCGACTACGAGTTTCAGGCACCCGCCCGCGACGGTTTTGCGGTCGACTGGCCCATCCGTTACGCCGACCTGGCCCCCTGGTACAGCCATGTTGAACGGTTTGTTGGTATCAGCGGCAACAAAGACGGTATCGACAGCCTGCCCGACGGCGAATTTCTGCCGCCGTTTGAACTCAACTGCGTTGAAAAACACATTCAGAAAGCCGTAAGAGACAACTATGCCGATCGGCACGTCATCATCGGTCGCTGCGCCCACCTGACCAAACCCCAGGCCGTTCATTTGCAGCAGGGCCGGGGCCAATGCCAGTCGCGGAGCCTGTGTTATCGGGGGTGCCCGTTTGGCGGTTATTTCAGTTCCAATTCGGCGACCCTTCCTTGGGCGGCCAAAACCGGTAATCTGACCCTGCGACCCGATTCTGTTGTTCATTCAATTATGTATGACGACAAAAAAGGGTCTGGCAGGGCGACCGGCGTGCGGGTGATTGATGCCAACACGAAGCAGATGACGGAGTATTTCGCCAAGATCATTTTCGTCAACGCGGCTGCTCTCAATTCCAACCTGATTTTGCTGAATTCAACGTCCAGCCGTTTTCCAAACGGTTTGGGCAACGACAACGGTTTGCTGGGTCGTTACGTGGCTTTTCACAATTACCGGGGCAGCCTGACGGCAGCGTTCGACGGGTATGAAAATCAGTATTTCTACGGCCGTCGGCCCACCACGGCTTTTATGCCCTCATTCCGGAACGTGAAAAAGCAGGAAACAGATTTTCAGCGGGGGTATATGGTGGCGTTCAGCGCCGGTCGGGCGGGCTGGGGACGCGGCATGGGCCAGGAAGGCTTCGGCGCCGAATTCAAAGAAAGCCTGCTGACACCCGGCAACTGGAGCGTGTACATGATGATGCAGGGCGAAACCGTACCGAAGTACGAAAACCACGTTCGATTGAGCCCAGATCAGAAAGATCCGTTTGGCATTCCGCAACTAATTACTTCGATTGGGTACGATGCGAACGACGAGAAGGTGATCAAAGACTTTTTAGTGCAGGGGGCTGAAATGCTGGAAAAGGCGGGTTGTAAAAAGATCGCGTCGTACGACGACAACCGGAATCCCGGTCTGGATATTCACGAAATGGGGGGCGTTCGGATGGGCCACGACCCCAAAACTTCGTTGCTCAACCAGTGGAACCAGCTTCACACTTGTAAAAACGTGTTTGTTACCGACGGGGCCTGCATGACGTCCGTCGGCAACCAAAACCCGTCCATCACCTTCATGGCCTTGACCGCCCGGGCCGCGAATTATGCGGCAGCGGAATTAAAGAAAGGAAACCTGTAG
- the ettA gene encoding energy-dependent translational throttle protein EttA, translated as MSQETIIFSMAGVSKIIPPNRQILKNIYLSFFYGAKIGVLGLNGSGKSTLLRIIAGIDKNYQGEVVFSPGYSVGMLEQEPQLDPDKTVKEVVEEGVQETVDLLKEFDQINEAFGDPDADFDKLIARQGEVQEKLDHLNAWELDNRLEKAMDALRCPPSDAKVANLSGGEKRRVALCRLLLQQPDVLLLDEPTNHLDAESVLWLEEHLRQYAGTVIAVTHDRYFLDNVAGWILELDRGEGIPWKGNYSSWLDQKQTRLAKEEKQESKRQKTLQRELEWVRMAPKARQAKSKARLGAYEKLLSEENRQKEERLEIFIPAGPRLGSKVIEAHGVSKAFGDRLLFEDLNFQLPQGGIVGIIGPNGAGKTTLFKLITGKEQPQNGTFDVGETVKWAYVDQEHDGLDPDKTVFQTISEGSEWIMLGGKQANARAYVSRFNFTGSDQEKKISNLSGGERNRVHLAMMLKEGANLLLLDEPTNDLDVNTLRALEEGLENFAGCAVVISHDRWFLDRVATHILAFEGDSQVYWFEGNFSEYEENRKKRLGSDATPKRIKYKKLV; from the coding sequence ATGAGTCAGGAAACGATTATATTCTCAATGGCGGGTGTCAGTAAAATTATTCCGCCAAACCGACAAATCCTAAAGAATATCTACCTTTCCTTTTTTTACGGCGCAAAAATCGGTGTTTTAGGCTTGAACGGCTCCGGTAAATCAACACTGCTGCGCATCATCGCCGGTATTGACAAGAACTACCAGGGCGAAGTTGTGTTTTCACCGGGCTACTCCGTGGGCATGCTGGAACAGGAACCGCAGCTCGATCCAGACAAAACCGTGAAGGAAGTCGTGGAGGAAGGTGTACAGGAAACCGTGGATCTGCTGAAGGAATTTGACCAGATCAACGAAGCCTTTGGCGACCCCGACGCTGACTTCGACAAACTCATTGCCAGACAGGGCGAGGTCCAGGAAAAACTGGATCACCTCAACGCCTGGGAACTGGATAACCGGCTTGAGAAAGCCATGGACGCACTTCGGTGTCCGCCCTCGGATGCCAAAGTCGCTAATTTATCAGGCGGTGAAAAGCGCCGGGTAGCGCTTTGCCGCCTGCTGCTCCAGCAACCTGATGTGCTGCTGCTCGACGAACCGACCAACCACCTGGATGCCGAGTCGGTGTTGTGGCTGGAAGAGCATTTGCGCCAGTACGCCGGAACCGTTATTGCCGTAACGCACGACCGTTACTTCCTGGACAACGTAGCGGGCTGGATTCTGGAACTCGACCGGGGCGAAGGCATCCCCTGGAAAGGCAACTATTCATCGTGGCTCGACCAGAAGCAGACGCGTCTGGCAAAAGAAGAGAAACAGGAGTCCAAACGCCAGAAAACCCTGCAACGCGAACTCGAGTGGGTTCGGATGGCCCCCAAGGCCCGCCAGGCCAAGTCGAAGGCGCGATTGGGTGCTTACGAAAAGCTGTTGAGCGAAGAAAACCGTCAGAAGGAGGAAAGACTGGAAATCTTCATTCCGGCGGGTCCGCGTCTGGGTTCGAAGGTGATCGAAGCCCACGGTGTTTCCAAGGCTTTTGGCGACCGGTTGCTGTTCGAAGATCTGAATTTCCAGTTGCCGCAGGGCGGTATCGTGGGCATTATTGGTCCGAACGGTGCAGGTAAAACGACGCTGTTTAAACTCATCACCGGCAAGGAGCAACCCCAAAACGGCACCTTTGATGTCGGTGAAACCGTGAAGTGGGCCTACGTTGATCAGGAACACGACGGTCTGGACCCGGATAAGACGGTTTTTCAAACCATTTCCGAAGGCAGCGAATGGATTATGCTGGGCGGCAAACAAGCTAACGCCCGGGCTTACGTCAGCCGGTTTAACTTCACCGGTTCGGATCAGGAGAAAAAAATCAGCAACCTGTCGGGCGGGGAGCGCAACCGCGTTCACCTGGCGATGATGCTGAAAGAGGGCGCCAACCTGCTCCTGCTCGATGAGCCCACCAACGACCTCGACGTGAATACGCTCCGGGCGCTGGAAGAAGGTCTGGAAAATTTTGCCGGTTGCGCCGTCGTTATTTCCCACGACCGCTGGTTCCTCGACCGCGTGGCCACGCACATTCTGGCGTTTGAAGGCGATTCGCAGGTTTACTGGTTTGAAGGCAACTTCTCGGAATACGAAGAAAACCGCAAAAAACGGCTGGGCAGCGATGCCACGCCGAAGCGGATTAAATATAAAAAACTGGTGTAA